The genomic window CGATCCGCTCCGGGGTGCGCCCGCTCATGCGCGGGTAGTCCAGCTTGAGCAGGACGTAGTCCCTGGCCAGGCCCGGGAAGGCCGGGGTGGAGAACACCTCCTTGTCGAGCAGGACGCAGTAGGGGCACCAGCCCGAGCCCGTGAAATCCGCCAGGATCTTCTTGTTCTGGGCCACGGCCGCGGCCTTGGCCTGGGCCAGGTCGGTGAGCCAGGCCGGCTCCTGGGCGGCGGCGGGGAGCAGGAGGGCGAGGCAGAGCGTGAGGATGCGCATGGACGGCTCCAGGGGATCCCGGGATTATCCCCCATCCCCCGTCCGGTGGACAATGGGGCATCCTCCGGAGTCCCCATGCGCCCATCGCCGCGGTCGTCCATCGTCATCCTCACCGGTGCCGGCATCTCCGCCGAGAGCGGCCTGAAGACCTTCCGGGACGCCGGCGGGCTCTGGGAGAACCACCGGGTGGAGGACGTGGCGACGCCCGAGGCCTTCCAACGGGACCCGGCGCTGGTGCACGCGTTCTACAACCAGCGCCGCGCCCAGCTGAAGGAGGCGCAGCCCAACGCCGCCCACGCCGCCCTGGCGCGCCTGGAAAGGGAGTGGCCCTCCGAGGTGCTCGTGGTCACCCAGAACGTGGACGACCTCCATGACCGCGCCGGCAGCCGGAACCTCATCCACATGCACGGGGAGCTTCTGAAGGTGCGCTGCGCGCGCTGCGCCAGGGTCCACCCCTGGGAAGGGGAGACCACCGTGGAGACCCCGTGCCCCGCCTGCGGGCGCAGCGGCGCGATGCGCCCCCACATCGTCTGGTTCGGCGAGATGCCCCTCGAGATGGAGCGGATCGGGGAGGCCCTGGCGCGCTGCGGCCTGTTCGTGGCCGTGGGCACCTCCGGCAACGTATACCCGGCCGCGGGCTTCGTGGAGCAGGTTCCGGCCTGGACCCACACCCTGGAACTGAACCTGGAGGCCTCCAGCGTCAGCTCGAGGTTCCTCGAGCAGCGCCAGGGGGCGGCCACCGTGCTGGTGCCGGCCCTGGTGGAGGAGCTGCTGGGCTAGCCCCAGGCCAGGCACCTCAGGCTCATCGTCGCCAGCTGCCACCCGTCGAAGACGGTGCGCACGGGCCCGTCCGCGGCGCCCATGGCCACGAAGAGCGGATCCAGGTGCTCCGTCGTGGCGGCGGCCCTCCGGCTCTGGGGCCAGGCCCGGCGGTGGTCCAGCAGCTCCTCCCGGCGGCCGTCCCCGAGCCGCTCCAGGAACCAGCGCTCGGCATCCAGGGCCCAGGTTTCCGCCTGCCCATCGGGAGCGGCCCAGTCCACCAGGCTCAGGTTGTGCACCAGCCCGCCGCTGGCCAGGATCAGGATCCCCTCCTCCCGGAAGGCGCGCAGGGCCTCGCCCAGGGCCACGAGGTCCGGCGGGGCGGCGCGCGGCAGGCTCACCTGGACCACCGGGACGTCGGCCCCGGGGAACAGGTGGCGCAGCACCGCCCAGGCCCCGTGGTCCAGGGGGCGCAGGGGGTCGGCCTCCGCGCCCAGGGCCGCGGCCGCCCGGGCCGCGAGGTCCAGGTCGCCCGGGGCGGGGTAGTCCAGGGCGTAGAGCTCCCGTGGGAATCCGCCGAAGTCGTGGAGCACCCCGGGCCTTCGGCTGGAGGTCACCCGCAGGTCCGGGGTCTGCCAGTGCGCCGAGACCACCAGGACCGCCCGGGGCCGCTCCGGCAGGCCTGCCGCGAACGCGCCCAGGGCCCGGGCATAGGCGGAGTCCCCCAGGGCGAGCATGGGGGAGCCGTGGGAGACGAAGAGGACAGGCTGGGTGCGCATGGCGTTTGAACCTCGGGGGACGGAGACCGCTCCGCCCGAATTAGATGTTCAAACACCAATCTACGCTCCGGCCTCCTCCGGCGCAATGAAAATCAGTGCAACGCCAGGAACAGGATCCCGACCCCGATGAGGGCCCCCGCCACGGCATAGACGAGGATGCGTCCGGGGCTCGCCTCCAGGGACCTCTCCAGGCGCGGCAGGCGGGGGTCGCCCCGGCGTTCGCCGTTCCACTTCCATGTCTGCGGCCCGCGACGGCGCTCCCAGGGGGGAATCTTGGACTTGGGGAGGTTGGGGCCGGGGGTGGGGGGCATCGGTTATGAATCCTTCACGATGGATGGAAGGAAATATATATTATTAATTCATTCGCGCAAGGGCTTTGCCCACGGGGCGAACCCGCCCCTTTCCGGGAAGCGGCCCAACCCGGCGCCCACCCTCACGTCCGGCCCGGA from Geothrix sp. 21YS21S-2 includes these protein-coding regions:
- a CDS encoding dioxygenase, with protein sequence MRTQPVLFVSHGSPMLALGDSAYARALGAFAAGLPERPRAVLVVSAHWQTPDLRVTSSRRPGVLHDFGGFPRELYALDYPAPGDLDLAARAAAALGAEADPLRPLDHGAWAVLRHLFPGADVPVVQVSLPRAAPPDLVALGEALRAFREEGILILASGGLVHNLSLVDWAAPDGQAETWALDAERWFLERLGDGRREELLDHRRAWPQSRRAAATTEHLDPLFVAMGAADGPVRTVFDGWQLATMSLRCLAWG
- the cobB gene encoding Sir2 family NAD+-dependent deacetylase, whose translation is MRPSPRSSIVILTGAGISAESGLKTFRDAGGLWENHRVEDVATPEAFQRDPALVHAFYNQRRAQLKEAQPNAAHAALARLEREWPSEVLVVTQNVDDLHDRAGSRNLIHMHGELLKVRCARCARVHPWEGETTVETPCPACGRSGAMRPHIVWFGEMPLEMERIGEALARCGLFVAVGTSGNVYPAAGFVEQVPAWTHTLELNLEASSVSSRFLEQRQGAATVLVPALVEELLG
- a CDS encoding thioredoxin family protein, which encodes MRILTLCLALLLPAAAQEPAWLTDLAQAKAAAVAQNKKILADFTGSGWCPYCVLLDKEVFSTPAFPGLARDYVLLKLDYPRMSGRTPERIAADPALKALMALKEQYRISGFPTVLVLSGTGEELARHQGYATGQGPAAYMASLRK